AGGATGGCGTTGTTGTAGGACTTCGACATCTTGCGGCCGTCCGTGCCGGGAAGCTTGGCGGCGGGAGTCAGAAGCGGCTGCGGCTCGGGAAAGACACCGCCGTAAAACTGATTGAAGCGGCGGGCGATCTCGCGTGTCAGTTCCACATGCGGGACCTGGTCCTCACCCACGGGGACATAATCGCCGCGATAGATGAGGATATCCGCTGATTGCAGGACCGGATATCCGAGAAAGCCGTAGGTGCCGAGATCCTTGTCCTTGATATTCTCGCGCTGCTCTTTGTATGTAGGAACGCGCTCCAGCCAGCCCAGCGGCGTAATCATCGAGAGCAGCAGGTGAAGCTCGGCATGCTGCGGAACGTGCGACTGTAGAAAGAGGGTGGATTCGTCGGGATCGAGCCCGGAGGCCAGCCAGTCGACCATCATTTCCACAATGCTTTGCTTGATGCGTGAGGTGTCGGCGTAGTCGGTCGTGAGGGCGTGCCAGTCGGCGACGAAGTAATAGCATTCGTACTGACGTTGCAGCCTGGCCCAGTTTTCGAGCGCGCCCACCAGGTGGCCCAGGTGCAATTTTCCAGTCGGCCGCATGCCGCTCAACACGCGGCCTTTTTTGTTGATCTCGGGCATTAGAGTCTCGCGAGGACAGCGGCGAAGAATGTCAGGATCGGCGCCATCAGGAAACGGATAACAGGTCCACCTATCAGAAACAATATCACCAGCCCGGCGATGCCCATGGTGTCGTAAATCCTGCGCGCTCCATCCGGCAACATGTGCCGGAGAACGTGGCTGCCGTCCAGCGGCGGAATAGGGATGACATTAAATGCCGCGAGCAGCACGTTGATGTACATGAATTCGTAGAGCAGCACGGTGATGGGCATCAGAATCGAGTTGGTTTCCGGCGCGATGCCGTGCACCAGCGCGCGTCCCAAGGGCGAGGAAAGGGCAACCAGGGCCAGACCCAGAACGGCGAAGCTGGCGACGATC
This genomic interval from Terriglobales bacterium contains the following:
- the trpS gene encoding tryptophan--tRNA ligase codes for the protein MPEINKKGRVLSGMRPTGKLHLGHLVGALENWARLQRQYECYYFVADWHALTTDYADTSRIKQSIVEMMVDWLASGLDPDESTLFLQSHVPQHAELHLLLSMITPLGWLERVPTYKEQRENIKDKDLGTYGFLGYPVLQSADILIYRGDYVPVGEDQVPHVELTREIARRFNQFYGGVFPEPQPLLTPAAKLPGTDGRKMSKSYNNAILISDPEPVIRQKLKPMVTDPARVRRTDPGNPHVCPVYALHEIFSSRETIHNVEVGCTTAGIGCLDCKSWVADAIVDRLKPIQERRQKYEQNPKLVWDILEAGSERAGMAAEVVMSDVRESMNFSHDYQAPLAEEQQSKS
- a CDS encoding site-2 protease family protein, which encodes MNPQRLVEILFQVIAFLFAISVHESAHAWTANRCGDPTARMLGRITLNPIKHIDPIGTILLPAIAMISHFPVIGWAKPTPVDPRHFKNPVRDDILVSLAGPISNLIVASFAVLGLALVALSSPLGRALVHGIAPETNSILMPITVLLYEFMYINVLLAAFNVIPIPPLDGSHVLRHMLPDGARRIYDTMGIAGLVILFLIGGPVIRFLMAPILTFFAAVLARL